In Xyrauchen texanus isolate HMW12.3.18 chromosome 35, RBS_HiC_50CHRs, whole genome shotgun sequence, one DNA window encodes the following:
- the LOC127628903 gene encoding zinc finger and BTB domain-containing protein 7C-like has protein sequence MAHTDEDLIGIPFPNHSNDVLCSLNEQRRDGLLCDVILVVRDQEYRTHRSVLAACSQYFKKLFTVATGTGRDSNQHAIYELDFVAPDSLTAILEFAYTSTLTVTASNVKEILTTARLLEIPCIVNVCLEIMDTGGGSGGGHGVKGEEFEGDDEEDEEEDDEEEMEAENDSKDGDDRVGDNICEKLAQGELSENQDSHKSWDERGVNSQPCSSQQGVHLERDSKYAQRHQLDTPEAQRADKPRGPEGLEGRALKDFSIESLLQEGLYPKVAGLERGAGFSPLIPSFYAPMWAPEFPGYPQLLEARHPSHPFPTASLENGPLDLAIKKEVIKEEVKDEPSNPVFHKDFLKDFMSPGLSVTSDPALGQIKDGADLRSYLSFLSASHLGTLFPPWQLEEERKIKPKASQQCPICNKVIQGAGKLPRHMRTHTGEKPYMCTICEVRFTRQDKLKIHMRKHTGERPYICLHCNSKFVHNYDLKNHLRIHTGVRPYQCEHCYKSFTRSDHLHRHIKRQSCRVSRPRRGRKPSAWRSTSFLFPSDPNPHQGDRTMRLPAAGAPLLSQLAERQAAGRPLEDVDGGSGNSRESLTDRKHVSEDVERKRGVFAFALATEDVLPHPPFYSVTSDPWAVRLERAPPIPEAAK, from the exons ATGGCACACACAGATGAGGACCTGATTGGGATCCCTTTCCCGAACCATAGCAATGATGTCCTGTGCAGCCTTAACGAGCAACGACGGGACGGGTTGCTTTGTGATGTCATCCTAGTCGTCAGAGACCAAGAGTACCGCACCCATCGTTCCGTGCTGGCCGCATGTAGTCAGTACTTTAAAAAACTCTTTACCGTGGCAACCGGTACCGGCAGGGACTCAAACCAACATGCCATCTACGAGCTGGACTTTGTGGCGCCGGACTCGCTGACGGCCATTTTGGAGTTTGCGTACACGTCGACGCTGACGGTAACAGCGTCGAACGTCAAAGAGATTCTGACCACGGCGAGGCTGCTAGAAATTCCTTGCATCGTAAACGTTTGTCTAGAAATTATGGACACGGGAGGAGGCAGTGGAGGAGGGCACGGGGTGAAAGGCGAGGAGTTTGAGGGGGACGATGAGGAAGACGAGGAGGAGGATGACGAGGAAGAAATGGaggcagaaaatgactcaaaagatggggATGATCGTGTAGGTGATAATATCTGTGAAAAATTGGCACAAGGGGAGCTGTCCGAAAACCAGGACAGCCATAAAAGCTGGGATGAGAGGGGAGTGAACAGCCAGCCCTGCAGCTCGCAACAGGGGGTACACCTTGAACGGGACAGCAAATATGCCCAAAGACACCAGTTGGACACCCCGGAAGCCCAACGTGCTGACAAACCCAGAGGCCCAGAGGGATTAGAGGGCCGTGCACTGAAGGATTTCTCTATAGAGTCCCTACTTCAGGAAGGACTGTACCCGAAAGTGGCTGGCTTGGAAAGGGGGGCCGGCTTCTCACCTCTCATCCCCAGCTTTTACGCTCCCATGTGGGCACCGGAGTTCCCAGGATACCCGCAGCTTCTGGAGGCCCGTCACCCTTCTCACCCCTTCCCAACCGCCTCGCTGGAAAACGGCCCGCTGGACCTCGCCATCAAGAAAGAAGTCATCAAAGAAGAGGTGAAGGACGAGCCCTCAAACCCTGTCTTTCACAAAGACTTCCTCAAAGACTTCATGAGTCCAGGATTGAGTGTGACCTCTGACCCTGCTCTCGGTCAGATCAAGGATGGTGCAGACCTGCGGTCTTACCTGAGTTTTCTTTCTGCATCGCACCTGGGCACACTGTTTCCTCCATGGcagctggaggaggagaggaagaTTAAACCCAAAGCATCACAGCAGTGTCCGATCTGCAACAAGGTGATTCAAGGGGCGGGGAAGCTGCCACGACACATGCGAACCCACACAGGAGAGAAACCCTACATGTGTACCATCTGCGAGGTCCGCTTCACCAG GCAAGACAAGCTAAAGATTCACATGCGCAAGCACACCGGCGAGAGGCCGTACATCTGCCTGCACTGCAACTCAAAGTTTGTTCACAACTACGACCTGAAGAACCACTTGCGCATCCACACGGGTGTGCGGCCGTATCAGTGCGAGCATTGCTACAAGAGCTTCACGCGCTCCGACCACTTGCACAGACACATCAAACGGCAGAGCTGCCGCGTCTCGCGCCCACGACGGGGCCGAAAACCCTCCGCCTGGCGCTCCACCAGCTTCCTCTTTCCTTCAGACCCCAACCCCCACCAAGGAGATCGGACCATGCGGTTGCCCGCCGCCGGTGCGCCCTTGCTATCTCAGTTAGCTGAGAGACAGGCAGCTGGGCGGCCGCTGGAGGACGTGGATGGTGGAAGCGGCAACAGCCGCGAGAGCCTGACGGACAGGAAGCACGTCTCAGAGGATGTGGAGAGGAAACGAGGGGTGTTCGCTTTCGCCTTGGCAACGGAGGACGTTCTGCCTCACCCACCCTTCTATTCCGTGACCTCTGACCCCTGGGCCGTGAGACTGGAACGAGCCCCGCCCATTCCCGAGGCTGCAAAgtga